One segment of Asaia bogorensis NBRC 16594 DNA contains the following:
- the addB gene encoding double-strand break repair protein AddB produces MGRPVVTLATIPPDRSFLDDVARRWLAGPARQEADNALILVPSRRAARNLTEAFLRSLDGKAALLPRIVPVGDVNEEDLALSGAEAFSFPPAVDKLRRLSVLAALVLQAKGVFSADLTLEQAWPLASALAELMDDAERVGVDLRERLPDAAEPRFADHWHKTLQFLHIVTEAWPQWLQETGLMNPVARQVAVLQAQAARWRDAPPQGPLWAVGFTDGMFAVCAILRAVLDAPQGCVILPGVDLDLPETLWDTLPESHPQSGFRRLVSDLGVSRETIALWDDLPPNADKAASQALQARAALTSLFMRPMEGLSAWGESTTPLPLAGITRVDADDQQQEAASLAMILRHAVETPGRTASLVTPDRALARRVATELLRYGIVADDSAGEALALTPASVLLRLVAEAAVANLAPVALLALLKHPLVALGSTPGNCRATARRLERLVLRGPAPPPGMAGLRLALQKQDQSAAETADSPDQAEPLSDFLERLSEAMSPLLECGDLPLPDLLTLLVRAAEALATTQDQPGEERLWLGAEGHALSRHVASLMTHGAVLPPQGLAGMPAFLLASMAGQMVFGQRVLQGRDGEALHPRVSILGVLEARLQFANLVILGGLNEGIWPPATDPGPWLSRPMRTRAGLPSPERLVGTAAHDFTTAFLSGEEIVLSSASRRDGAPAVPARWLVRLDALLEGRGQNLPSHPALFWQAHLDQPQGAARPVPPPEPRPPVARRPRRLSVTEIDLWLRDPYAIYARHVLGLRALPALEEAADRSDIGVVVHDGIDAWLAAGQNGGRALHAALLKAMEGRDLRPALAAWWRPRLMRIADWVCEREAGREKPARISTEQKGTLTLTPPYAPFKLNARADRIEIGSGGRATIIDYKTGSLPKVSDVEAGWSSQLVLEAAMLRLGGFVGLPPAETASLLYWRLTGDRNRGEELSVPRKPEDLADLVETSLDRLRRRIEAFDNPTTAYRSHPHPDYVPRYSDYAHLARVSEWSAAREEGGE; encoded by the coding sequence ATGGGACGACCGGTTGTGACACTGGCGACGATTCCACCCGACCGTTCCTTTCTCGACGATGTGGCGCGTCGCTGGCTGGCCGGACCGGCGCGGCAGGAGGCCGATAACGCGCTGATTCTCGTGCCGAGCCGACGCGCTGCCCGTAATCTCACCGAGGCGTTTTTGCGCTCTTTGGATGGTAAGGCAGCACTACTACCCCGCATCGTGCCGGTTGGTGATGTGAACGAGGAGGATCTGGCGCTTTCGGGAGCCGAGGCGTTTTCCTTCCCGCCTGCGGTGGACAAGCTGCGCCGCCTGTCGGTTCTGGCGGCACTGGTGCTTCAGGCCAAAGGCGTATTCAGCGCTGACCTGACCTTGGAGCAGGCCTGGCCGCTGGCTTCTGCCCTTGCAGAGCTGATGGATGATGCCGAGCGCGTTGGTGTCGATCTGCGCGAGCGTCTGCCCGATGCCGCCGAGCCACGCTTTGCCGATCACTGGCATAAAACGCTGCAGTTTCTGCACATCGTCACCGAGGCCTGGCCGCAATGGCTGCAGGAAACCGGGTTGATGAACCCTGTCGCGCGGCAGGTGGCGGTCCTGCAGGCGCAGGCGGCGCGCTGGCGCGATGCCCCGCCTCAGGGGCCGCTCTGGGCTGTCGGATTCACCGATGGCATGTTTGCCGTCTGTGCCATCCTGCGTGCAGTGCTCGATGCGCCCCAGGGCTGTGTCATTCTGCCCGGTGTGGATCTCGATCTGCCGGAAACGCTGTGGGACACATTGCCGGAGAGCCATCCGCAATCCGGATTCCGACGTCTGGTCAGCGATCTGGGTGTTTCCCGTGAAACCATCGCGCTCTGGGACGACCTTCCGCCCAATGCGGACAAGGCCGCCTCACAGGCCCTTCAGGCACGTGCGGCCCTGACCAGCCTGTTCATGCGCCCGATGGAAGGCCTTTCGGCCTGGGGAGAAAGCACGACCCCCCTGCCACTGGCCGGCATCACGCGTGTCGATGCCGATGACCAGCAGCAGGAGGCCGCCAGTCTCGCCATGATCCTGCGTCATGCGGTCGAGACTCCCGGCCGGACGGCTTCACTGGTAACGCCTGACCGCGCTCTGGCGCGTCGCGTGGCAACGGAACTGCTCCGTTACGGCATCGTGGCGGATGACAGCGCAGGTGAGGCGCTGGCACTCACGCCCGCTTCCGTCCTGCTGCGGCTTGTGGCTGAAGCGGCTGTCGCCAATCTGGCCCCCGTTGCCCTGCTGGCGCTGCTCAAGCATCCGCTTGTCGCGCTGGGCAGCACACCGGGCAATTGTCGTGCCACGGCGCGTCGCCTCGAGCGACTGGTGTTGCGCGGTCCTGCGCCACCACCCGGCATGGCCGGACTGCGCCTTGCGCTGCAAAAGCAGGATCAGAGCGCAGCAGAGACGGCAGACAGCCCCGATCAGGCCGAGCCACTATCGGATTTTCTGGAACGGCTTTCGGAAGCGATGTCGCCTCTTCTGGAATGTGGGGATCTTCCCTTGCCGGATCTGCTCACCTTGCTCGTTCGTGCGGCAGAGGCGCTGGCCACGACACAGGATCAGCCGGGTGAAGAGCGGCTCTGGCTCGGGGCAGAGGGCCACGCCCTGTCGCGCCATGTCGCCAGCCTGATGACTCATGGTGCCGTTCTGCCGCCGCAGGGTCTGGCGGGCATGCCTGCCTTCCTGCTCGCCTCGATGGCGGGGCAGATGGTGTTTGGCCAGCGCGTGTTGCAGGGGCGCGATGGCGAAGCTCTTCACCCCCGGGTCTCGATACTGGGTGTGCTTGAGGCCCGGTTGCAGTTTGCCAATCTTGTCATTCTGGGTGGGCTCAATGAGGGGATATGGCCGCCTGCCACCGATCCCGGCCCGTGGCTCAGCCGCCCGATGCGCACGCGCGCAGGCCTGCCTTCGCCAGAACGACTGGTGGGCACGGCGGCGCATGACTTCACCACAGCGTTCCTGTCGGGTGAGGAAATTGTCCTGTCGAGCGCATCGCGACGCGATGGGGCACCTGCCGTTCCGGCACGTTGGCTTGTGCGGCTCGATGCCCTGCTTGAAGGACGCGGGCAGAACCTGCCCAGCCATCCGGCCCTTTTCTGGCAGGCCCATCTGGACCAGCCGCAAGGGGCAGCCCGTCCGGTGCCGCCGCCTGAACCGCGCCCGCCTGTGGCCCGCAGGCCGAGGCGGCTTTCGGTAACGGAAATCGATCTGTGGCTGCGTGATCCCTATGCCATCTATGCCCGTCATGTGCTGGGCCTGAGAGCCCTGCCCGCTCTGGAAGAGGCAGCGGACCGCTCGGATATCGGTGTGGTGGTGCATGACGGCATCGATGCCTGGCTGGCCGCAGGGCAAAACGGGGGCAGGGCGCTTCATGCAGCGTTGCTCAAGGCGATGGAGGGGCGAGACCTTCGGCCAGCTCTTGCAGCCTGGTGGCGCCCGCGCCTGATGCGTATTGCCGATTGGGTTTGCGAGCGCGAGGCCGGGCGAGAGAAACCGGCCCGGATCAGTACGGAGCAGAAAGGCACCCTGACCCTGACGCCGCCCTATGCACCCTTCAAACTCAATGCACGCGCGGACCGGATCGAGATCGGATCGGGCGGGCGCGCGACCATCATCGATTACAAGACAGGCAGCCTGCCAAAGGTAAGTGATGTGGAAGCCGGTTGGAGCTCGCAACTTGTGCTGGAAGCCGCCATGCTGCGCCTTGGTGGTTTTGTCGGCCTGCCGCCCGCCGAGACAGCCTCTCTGCTTTACTGGCGGCTGACCGGCGACCGGAACCGCGGTGAGGAACTTTCGGTACCGCGCAAACCGGAGGATCTGGCCGATCTGGTCGAGACATCCCTCGACAGGTTGCGCCGACGTATCGAGGCTTTCGATAACCCGACAACAGCGTATCGCTCACACCCGCACCCGGATTATGTGCCGCGCTACAGCGATTACGCCCATCTGGCGCGTGTGTCGGAATGGAGTGCAGCACGTGAGGAGGGCGGGGAATGA